Part of the Lotus japonicus ecotype B-129 chromosome 6, LjGifu_v1.2 genome, tctttttccttcactatatatGTTTTTTCCCAAAGCGTTTCTCTAATTAGGTTTTAATGAGATTGGTCATTTTCTAGTTTGGACTTATAACGTAGGTTTTGGTGTGGTTTTTCTTTCTCACATGTGAAGTCTATTCTCATGTTAGCTACTATCTCATTcaataaagattttttttttcacaaggCTATAAATTAAGTCTAAGTCTTTGATAAATATGACACAAatgttatattttattatttattttctattgacTTTCAAGTCCAATATAATACTAATCTAAATTAATATTCTTTAATTTAGATGAGATTCTTTACAACGTGTTCGCAATTTCCAATTCGTTTTATTTAGTTTCAATGGTATAACGTTGCCTGCCGACCTCATTTTATTAAATTCCCTAATAAAAAATGACCAAGACTACCTCTTCCTTAGACTCATTTAACCTTCTttatattcttaaaaaaaaaatctttatattaatatattttaaattattaaggGTATGCTTGATTATAGTTTTTGAAAActgtgttttaaaaaaaaaattaattagataCTTTTCAACATTAAAATATTTGTAATTTAAAATCTAAAAACTGAAACAAAAAACTTTTTTTAGCTATTAtggtattttagttttaaaaacaaaaattaaaaactatttccaaaaacagtttttaaaaacaaataagtTTAAAAATTTTTAGTacttaaaaatagaaaacactttataaaaaaaaactgcaaTCATGTATAGAAGTGgaagaaaaactaaaatcatgcatattattgaaagggaagagagagataaaaataaaatagatctgtgatgttttatttattttttgatgaGTAAGAAATCAAAGTTGTAAAAGAAATACATAGGTGCATCATGCATACAAGTGGAAgaagcttatcaaaaaaaaaaatacaagtgGAAGAAAAATATCATTGAAATAGATGCCCATACACACGGGGAAGAAacattattgaatttttggttaCAAACATTATTGAATTTGAATGTGAATGAATTGAAATAGATGCTCCCATAAGTAATTTCGTCGAAGTTTGTCATAAGAAAAATAATATCATTGAATTATTTAATATGCTCCCAAACTTAATTCAGATCTGATCACTTCATCTTGACCTTATAAATACATGCATCGATCCATCCACTCTTATTGTAAATCTTTCTTTTGCCTTGAGAGAACTCAAAATGGCTCGTGGGATGGCTTGTGGGATTAAAACATGGTTGATTATCGCTCTTGTTGTTCTCTTGGTTGCAATTGCCATCATGCAAATTTTTGTCCAAAGGAATACCCAAGTGCCTTGCCTCTTTGTCTTTGGGGACTCTCTGTCTGATAGTGGTAACAACAACAATCTTGAAACCCTTGCAAAGGTTGCTTACCCGCCGTATGGCATTGATTTCCCAACTGGCCCAACCCCAACCGGAAGATATAGCAATGGACGAACTGCCGTTGATAAACTAAGTAATCTTTTCTACCTACCAACTAACTCATCATTTCTCATCATGGGGCATATCTAATAGGGGCAGATAAGGTTATGGTTCCATaatgattttaaattatttgcTAACTGAATTTATTTTATATGGATTTTTTAATTCTTAGTCAGACCctccaaaaaaaatttagttgtttcataattttatttcaccCAAAAATAATTCTTGGATTCACCTTTccttttaaatataatttcacATAATGTAACATATTTTACCATTAATAATTTGCAGCCGAGCTCTTGGGATTTGAGGATTTCATCCCACCCTTTTCAAATCTTAGTGGCTCAAACATACTCAAAGGTGTCAATTATGCATCGGGTTCAGCTGGAATTCGCAGGGAGAGCGGCACCAATTTGGTAAACATGCATGCACCACtatagtttttaaaattttatgaaattttataCACTTGATCTATTTATTTGAAACTTTTAATCTAATGGTTGAATTTGTGAAATTCATATTCTATAAATAGTTATTCAGTTGAATAATGGATTCCTCCTCATATTACATATTACATGATTCGATTAAGTGTGTTGTGCAATTAATTAATGCAGGGTACTAATCTCAACATGGGGTTACAATTATATCATCACATGGCCATAGTTTCACAAATTTCCGCCAGACTTGGTTTTCACAAAGCTAAACGACACCTTAAGCAGTGCTTGTATTACATGAATATAGGCACCAACGATTACGAACAAAATTACTTCCTTCCTGATTCATTCGATACAAGCAGCAAGTATACCCCAGAGGAGTATGCTAAAGATCTTATTAACCGGCTATCCAACTATTTACAAGTATGTATATTCATATGACTGTCTGTTTTTATTTTAGGATCtaacaaaattattattaatgtCATGGTTAATTATAATAATGAATGATTTTTTATGATCCACAACAGACTCTGCATGATCTAGGGGCAAGAAAGACCGTGATTGTTGGGTTGGACCGTTTAGGTTGCATTCCAAGGGATGCAATATTTGGATCTTGTGATGAAGAGCAAAATGTTCAGGGATTCTATTTTAATGATCAACTTAAATCTCTAGTGGATGAACTAAACAACAAACCCTTTACCAATTCCAAATATGTATTTATAAATACTACAGCCATAATCCATGACAAATCACAGGGTAACAATTTTGGTTTTCTTATACTTCAATTCACATTCTATATTGAAACACTGGATGGTGCATAATAACACTGAGGTTTTTGAATTTCAGGTTTCACGGTTACTGAGAAAGTTTGCTGCCCAACAAATAAAGATGGAGTTTGTAATCCTGATCAAACTCCATGTCAAAATAGGAATGAATATGTGTTTTGGGATGGAATTCACTCTACAGAAGCTGCAAACTTAGTCACTGCAACAATTTCATATAGTACATCAAACACAGCCATCGCTCACCCAACAAATATCAAAAAGCTTGTTCAAAAGAAATAAATTGGTGAAGGGGGGTCCTTACATAAGCTCAAGTTAGATATCTTGCTTGATCATTCAATTCATATATATTTTAAGCACAATAAGTTGAGTTAAATATGTagcaataaatattttaaagtcTTTGCCGCTCCTTTGTTTTCTTGTTCTAGTATCATCTTTCAAATTAGTTCAAGTTTGATCTTTGCCTTGATACTTGGTAGGCTTCATTTAGCTTTATGCAGCTATGTATTATGTATTTGATACCAGGCCAGGTTTGGTTGAGATAAAATCACGGTTATCATATTTATCTCTCTG contains:
- the LOC130722177 gene encoding GDSL esterase/lipase At4g18970-like, with the protein product MARGMACGIKTWLIIALVVLLVAIAIMQIFVQRNTQVPCLFVFGDSLSDSGNNNNLETLAKVAYPPYGIDFPTGPTPTGRYSNGRTAVDKLTELLGFEDFIPPFSNLSGSNILKGVNYASGSAGIRRESGTNLGTNLNMGLQLYHHMAIVSQISARLGFHKAKRHLKQCLYYMNIGTNDYEQNYFLPDSFDTSSKYTPEEYAKDLINRLSNYLQTLHDLGARKTVIVGLDRLGCIPRDAIFGSCDEEQNVQGFYFNDQLKSLVDELNNKPFTNSKYVFINTTAIIHDKSQGFTVTEKVCCPTNKDGVCNPDQTPCQNRNEYVFWDGIHSTEAANLVTATISYSTSNTAIAHPTNIKKLVQKK